One Salminus brasiliensis chromosome 5, fSalBra1.hap2, whole genome shotgun sequence DNA segment encodes these proteins:
- the setdb1b gene encoding histone-lysine N-methyltransferase SETDB1-B isoform X2, producing the protein MEVDSGLGSGGMEMELGPELEEELGVSLDELREWIEKQVDSSEAVQQRKAQLAELQEWVEQREKDMATVDTLCSTASDSVTQCESLVKELYSKMGLAYRESSSDDDGGGEGSASEVIEIDDDDDDDVIAVGCAASVMRKGHSVAEKSLQHVVPPKKVVTPVKESTFKEASAAIQRTSQQVQNLMQTVTKNTPSGSNAIVPPKVVAPPSQTRGPMMNIPAVFVSSAPGNSATQPNPALKQDAMKINMSILGKKRTKTWHRGTLVAINSVGNSFKYKVKFENKGKSLLSGNHVAFDYHPTLERLYVGARVVAKYKDGNQVWLYAGIVAEMPNSKNRMRFLIFFDDGYASYVGLPELYPVCRPLQKSWEDIEDESCRDFIQEYITAYPNRPMVLLKPGQIIKTEWEGTWWRSRVEEVDGSLVKMLFLDDKRSEWIYRGSTRLEPMFNLKISAANSQDKKLGGAQRPRPNMGAMRAKGPVVQYTTNENNPLANRPAGPQPMGPRPQFPCPPQAIRPESNMAKKSTSTFIAPPRHGMATDVQFKTLNPMPPQPSAPRFFLLQPSPVQTLIPMAPSQQPLQPAVSMYGGERIPQEPSYQAPNDRLFYLTHLCTPDCLKRIRPTRPNLHRGRNPLLTPLLYEFRRMTARRRLNRKMSFHVIYKSPCGLSLRNMGEIQRYLFQTHCDFIFLEMFCLDPYVLVDRRFQPQRPFYFIRDITMGREDIPLSCVNEIDNTPPPSVAYSKERIPADGVFINTSADFLVGCDCTDGCQDKSKCSCHQLTLQATGCTPGGQINPNAGYNSKRLDECLPTGIYECNKRCRCNPQMCTNRLVQHGLQVRLQLFKTQNKGWGIRCLDDVAKGSFVCIYAGKILTDDFADKEGLEMGDEYFANLDHIESVENFKEGYESEAHCSDSEGSGVDMSRVKMRPPNQQGKHASKSEDRNSSTTGKGRDSSDEGDSDDDKESNPDESDSSDDTFVKDTYYTSSSVWRSYTTRRQSKGLKEGSQDSKDGLSVSGGVTEEQKPPPMPEESGKSKVASWLTSQSESTGAQDVKVEGQPKPEKKEVMTLSDSDDVQTISSGSDDNKEREKKTQAVVKRQVAVKSTRGIAMKSSHGIKVKTGGGAGGGGGSGNQGQGGGEGGPKNTRQFYDGEESCYIIDAKLEGNLGRYLNHSCSPNLFVQNVFVDTHDLRFPWVAFFASKRIRAGTELTWDYNYEVGSVEGKELLCCCGSTECRGRLL; encoded by the exons ATGGAGGTGGACTCCGGTTTGGGCTCTGGAGGCATGGAGATGGAGCTGGGtccagagctggaggaggagttGGGGGTCTCTCTGGATGAACTGCGCGAGTGGATCGAGAAGCAGGTGGACAGCAGTGAGGCTGTGCAGCAGAGGAAAGCTCAGCTAGCTGAACTGCAGGAGTGGGTcgaacagagagaaaaagacatggCTACTGTGGACACACTCTGCTCCACTGCTTCAGA TTCAGTGACCCAGTGCGAGTCCCTGGTAAAAGAGCTGTACAGTAAAATGGGTCTGGCGTATCGGGAGAGCAGTTCTGACGACGACGGCGGAGGCGAGGGCAGCGCCTCAGAGGTCATTGAAATCGATGATGACGACGACGACGACGTCATTGCTGTGGGCTGTG CTGCGTCAGTCATGCGTAAAGGGCACTCAGTAGCTGAAAAAAGTTTGCAGCATG TGGTCCCACCAAAGAAAGTTGTGACCCCAGTCAAAGAATCAACG TTTAAGGAAGCCTCAGCAGCGATTCAGAGAACTTCTCAGCAAGTGCAGAACCTGATGCAGACGGTCACCAAGAACACCCCATCCGGCTCCAACGCCATCGTTCCGCCTAAAGTGGTGGCGCCTCCCTCTCAGACCCGGGGCCCCATGATGAATATCCCAGCGGTGTTCGTGTCCTCCGCCCCAGGAAACTCTGCCACCCAGCCGAACCCAGCCCTCAAACAGGACGCCATGAAGATCAACATGAGCATTCTCGGGAAGAAACGCACCAAGACGTGGCACCGCGGGACCCTCGTCGCCATCAACTCCGTTG GGAACAGCTTTAAGTACAAGGTGAAGTTTGAGAACAAGGGGAAGAGTCTGCTGTCTGGGAATCACGTGGCCTTCGACTATCACCCCACCCTGGAGAGGCTGTACGTGGGCGCCCGTGTTGTCGCCAAGTACAAAGATGGAAACCAGGTGTGGCTCTACGCTGGCATTGTGGCGGAGATGCCAAACAGCAAGAACCGCATGAG GTTCCTCATCTTTTTTGACGATGGCTATGCTTCCTACGTGGGCCTTCCTGAACTCTACCCTGTTTGCAGACCCT TGCAGAAGTCGTGGGAGGACATAGAGGACGAGTCGTGCCGGGATTTCATTCAGGAGTACATCACCGCGTACCCCAACAGACCTATGGTCCTGCTGAAGCCGGGCCAGATCATCAAGACCGAGTGGGAGGGGACCTGGTGGAGGAGCCGTGTGGAGGAGGTGGACGGCAGCCTGGTCAAAATGCTCTTCTTG GACGATAAGCGCAGCGAGTGGATCTATCGCGGCTCCACCCGTCTGGAGCCCATGTTCAACCTGAAAATAAGCGCGGCCAACAGCCAGGACAAGAAGCTTGGTGGCGCACAGCGGCCGAGACCCAACATGG GAGCAATGAGGGCTAAAGGGCCTGTTGTCCAGTACACTACTAATGAGAACAATCCATTAGCCAATCGACCTGCAGGCCCTCAGCCTATGGGACCTCGACCGCAGTTCCCCTGCCCCCCGCAGGCCATCCGCCCTGA GAGTAACATGGCTAAGAAGAGCACGTCCACATTCATAGCCCCGCCTCGGCACGGCATGGCCACCGACGTTCAGTTCAAAACCCTCAACCCCATGCCTCCACAACCCAGCGCGCCCAG GTTCTTCCTCCTGCAGCCCAGCCCGGTGCAGACCCTCATTCCCATGGCCCCGTCCCAGCAGCCCCTACAGCCGGCGGTGTCTATGTACGGCGGTGAGCGGATCCCTCAGGAGCCGTCCTATCAGGCCCCCAATGACCGCCTCTTCTACCTCACACACCTCTGCACCCCTGACTGTCTGAAACGCATCCGGCCCACCAGGCCCAACCTGCACCGCGGCCGCAACCCGCTGCTCACGCCCCTACTCTACGAGTTTCGCCGTATGACCGCCCGCAGACGCCTCAACCGCAAG ATGTCGTTCCACGTCATCTACAAGTCTCCGTGTGGTCTGAGCCTGAGGAACATGGGCGAGATTCAGCGCTACCTCTTCCAGACGCACTGTGACTTCATCTTCCTGGAGATGTTCTGCCTGGACCCCTACGTGCTGGTGGACCGCCGCTTCCAGCCGCAGAGGCCCTTCTACTTCATCCGGGACATCACAATGGGCCGGGAGGACATCCCCCTGTCCTGTGTGAACGAGATCGATAACACGCCCCCTCCCAGCGTCGCCTACAGCAAAGAGCGGATCCCTGCTGATGGGGTCTTCATCAATACCAGCGCCGACTTCCTCGTGGGCTGCGACTGCACAGACGGCTGTCAGGACAA GTCAAAGTGTTCCTGCCACCAGCTGACCCTGCAGGCCACAGGGTGTACTCCTGGGGGTCAGATAAACCCCAACGCTGGGTATAATAGCAAGAGGCTGGACGAGTGCTTGCCCACAGG GATATATGAGTGTAATAAGCGGTGCCGCTGCAATCCTCAGATGTGCACCAACCGTTTGGTGCAGCACGGTCTGCAGGTGCGCCTACAGCTCTTTAAAACCCAGAACAAAGGCTGGGGCATCCGCTGCCTCGACGACGTGGCCAAAGGCTCCTTCGTCTGCATCTATGCAG GCAAAATCCTTACAGATGACTTTGCGGATAAGGAGGGCTTGGAGATGGGAGACGAGTACTTCGCCAACCTGGAccacatcgagagtgtggagaATTTTAAGGAGGGCTATGAGAGCGAGGCACACTGCTCGGACAGCGAGGGCAGCGGTGTGGACATGAGCCGGGTCAAGATGCGACCTCCGAACCAGCAGGGCAAACACGCCTCAAAGTCTGAGGACCGCAACAGCAGCACCACCGGCAAAG GCCGAGACTCCTCTGATGAGGGCGACAGCGACGATGACAAGGAATCAAACCCAGACGAGAGCGACAGCTCGGACGACACGTTCGTGAAAGACACGTACTACACGTCCAGCTCGGTTTGGAGGAGCTACACCACTCGCCGACAGAGTAAAGGCCTGAAGGAGG GGAGTCAGGACAGTAAGGACGGACTGAGTGTGTCCGGCGGAGTCACAGAGGAGCAGAAGCCTCCACCCATGCCTGAGGAGAGTGGGAAAAGTAAAGTGGCCTCTTGGCTGACCAGCCAGTCTGAATCCACTGGAGCTCAAGACGTCAAAGTAGAGGGGCAGCCGAAGCCAGAGAAGAAG GAAGTGATGACCCTTTCGGACAGTGATGATGTGCAGACTATCAGCTCCGGGTCAGATGACAACAAGGAGCGAGAAAAGAAGACTCAAG CGGTGGTGAAGAGGCAGGTTGCAGTGAAGTCGACGCGAGGCATTGCCATGAAATCCTCTCATGGCATCAAGGTGAAAACAGGAGGTGGTGCTGGAGGAGGTGGCGGATCAGGCAATCAAGGCCAAGGAGGTGGAGAAGGCGGCCCCAAAAACACACGACAATTTTACGATGGGGAGGAGTCTTGTTACATCATCGACGCTAAATTGGAGGGAAACCTGGGACGTTACCTCAAC CATAGCTGCAGTCCTAACCTGTTTGTCCAGaatgtgtttgtggacacccacgACCTGCGATTCCCTTGGGTTGCATTCTTCGCCAGCAA GCGAATCCGCGCAGGAACGGAGCTGACCTGGGACTATAACTATGAGGTGGGCAGCGTGGAGGGCAAGGAGCTGCTGTGCTGCTGCGGGTCTACCGAGTGCCGTGGACGACTACTGTAA
- the setdb1b gene encoding histone-lysine N-methyltransferase SETDB1-B isoform X1 encodes MEVDSGLGSGGMEMELGPELEEELGVSLDELREWIEKQVDSSEAVQQRKAQLAELQEWVEQREKDMATVDTLCSTASDSVTQCESLVKELYSKMGLAYRESSSDDDGGGEGSASEVIEIDDDDDDDVIAVGCAASVMRKGHSVAEKSLQHVVPPKKVVTPVKESTFKEASAAIQRTSQQVQNLMQTVTKNTPSGSNAIVPPKVVAPPSQTRGPMMNIPAVFVSSAPGNSATQPNPALKQDAMKINMSILGKKRTKTWHRGTLVAINSVGNSFKYKVKFENKGKSLLSGNHVAFDYHPTLERLYVGARVVAKYKDGNQVWLYAGIVAEMPNSKNRMRFLIFFDDGYASYVGLPELYPVCRPLQKSWEDIEDESCRDFIQEYITAYPNRPMVLLKPGQIIKTEWEGTWWRSRVEEVDGSLVKMLFLDDKRSEWIYRGSTRLEPMFNLKISAANSQDKKLGGAQRPRPNMVGAMRAKGPVVQYTTNENNPLANRPAGPQPMGPRPQFPCPPQAIRPESNMAKKSTSTFIAPPRHGMATDVQFKTLNPMPPQPSAPRFFLLQPSPVQTLIPMAPSQQPLQPAVSMYGGERIPQEPSYQAPNDRLFYLTHLCTPDCLKRIRPTRPNLHRGRNPLLTPLLYEFRRMTARRRLNRKMSFHVIYKSPCGLSLRNMGEIQRYLFQTHCDFIFLEMFCLDPYVLVDRRFQPQRPFYFIRDITMGREDIPLSCVNEIDNTPPPSVAYSKERIPADGVFINTSADFLVGCDCTDGCQDKSKCSCHQLTLQATGCTPGGQINPNAGYNSKRLDECLPTGIYECNKRCRCNPQMCTNRLVQHGLQVRLQLFKTQNKGWGIRCLDDVAKGSFVCIYAGKILTDDFADKEGLEMGDEYFANLDHIESVENFKEGYESEAHCSDSEGSGVDMSRVKMRPPNQQGKHASKSEDRNSSTTGKGRDSSDEGDSDDDKESNPDESDSSDDTFVKDTYYTSSSVWRSYTTRRQSKGLKEGSQDSKDGLSVSGGVTEEQKPPPMPEESGKSKVASWLTSQSESTGAQDVKVEGQPKPEKKEVMTLSDSDDVQTISSGSDDNKEREKKTQAVVKRQVAVKSTRGIAMKSSHGIKVKTGGGAGGGGGSGNQGQGGGEGGPKNTRQFYDGEESCYIIDAKLEGNLGRYLNHSCSPNLFVQNVFVDTHDLRFPWVAFFASKRIRAGTELTWDYNYEVGSVEGKELLCCCGSTECRGRLL; translated from the exons ATGGAGGTGGACTCCGGTTTGGGCTCTGGAGGCATGGAGATGGAGCTGGGtccagagctggaggaggagttGGGGGTCTCTCTGGATGAACTGCGCGAGTGGATCGAGAAGCAGGTGGACAGCAGTGAGGCTGTGCAGCAGAGGAAAGCTCAGCTAGCTGAACTGCAGGAGTGGGTcgaacagagagaaaaagacatggCTACTGTGGACACACTCTGCTCCACTGCTTCAGA TTCAGTGACCCAGTGCGAGTCCCTGGTAAAAGAGCTGTACAGTAAAATGGGTCTGGCGTATCGGGAGAGCAGTTCTGACGACGACGGCGGAGGCGAGGGCAGCGCCTCAGAGGTCATTGAAATCGATGATGACGACGACGACGACGTCATTGCTGTGGGCTGTG CTGCGTCAGTCATGCGTAAAGGGCACTCAGTAGCTGAAAAAAGTTTGCAGCATG TGGTCCCACCAAAGAAAGTTGTGACCCCAGTCAAAGAATCAACG TTTAAGGAAGCCTCAGCAGCGATTCAGAGAACTTCTCAGCAAGTGCAGAACCTGATGCAGACGGTCACCAAGAACACCCCATCCGGCTCCAACGCCATCGTTCCGCCTAAAGTGGTGGCGCCTCCCTCTCAGACCCGGGGCCCCATGATGAATATCCCAGCGGTGTTCGTGTCCTCCGCCCCAGGAAACTCTGCCACCCAGCCGAACCCAGCCCTCAAACAGGACGCCATGAAGATCAACATGAGCATTCTCGGGAAGAAACGCACCAAGACGTGGCACCGCGGGACCCTCGTCGCCATCAACTCCGTTG GGAACAGCTTTAAGTACAAGGTGAAGTTTGAGAACAAGGGGAAGAGTCTGCTGTCTGGGAATCACGTGGCCTTCGACTATCACCCCACCCTGGAGAGGCTGTACGTGGGCGCCCGTGTTGTCGCCAAGTACAAAGATGGAAACCAGGTGTGGCTCTACGCTGGCATTGTGGCGGAGATGCCAAACAGCAAGAACCGCATGAG GTTCCTCATCTTTTTTGACGATGGCTATGCTTCCTACGTGGGCCTTCCTGAACTCTACCCTGTTTGCAGACCCT TGCAGAAGTCGTGGGAGGACATAGAGGACGAGTCGTGCCGGGATTTCATTCAGGAGTACATCACCGCGTACCCCAACAGACCTATGGTCCTGCTGAAGCCGGGCCAGATCATCAAGACCGAGTGGGAGGGGACCTGGTGGAGGAGCCGTGTGGAGGAGGTGGACGGCAGCCTGGTCAAAATGCTCTTCTTG GACGATAAGCGCAGCGAGTGGATCTATCGCGGCTCCACCCGTCTGGAGCCCATGTTCAACCTGAAAATAAGCGCGGCCAACAGCCAGGACAAGAAGCTTGGTGGCGCACAGCGGCCGAGACCCAACATGG TAGGAGCAATGAGGGCTAAAGGGCCTGTTGTCCAGTACACTACTAATGAGAACAATCCATTAGCCAATCGACCTGCAGGCCCTCAGCCTATGGGACCTCGACCGCAGTTCCCCTGCCCCCCGCAGGCCATCCGCCCTGA GAGTAACATGGCTAAGAAGAGCACGTCCACATTCATAGCCCCGCCTCGGCACGGCATGGCCACCGACGTTCAGTTCAAAACCCTCAACCCCATGCCTCCACAACCCAGCGCGCCCAG GTTCTTCCTCCTGCAGCCCAGCCCGGTGCAGACCCTCATTCCCATGGCCCCGTCCCAGCAGCCCCTACAGCCGGCGGTGTCTATGTACGGCGGTGAGCGGATCCCTCAGGAGCCGTCCTATCAGGCCCCCAATGACCGCCTCTTCTACCTCACACACCTCTGCACCCCTGACTGTCTGAAACGCATCCGGCCCACCAGGCCCAACCTGCACCGCGGCCGCAACCCGCTGCTCACGCCCCTACTCTACGAGTTTCGCCGTATGACCGCCCGCAGACGCCTCAACCGCAAG ATGTCGTTCCACGTCATCTACAAGTCTCCGTGTGGTCTGAGCCTGAGGAACATGGGCGAGATTCAGCGCTACCTCTTCCAGACGCACTGTGACTTCATCTTCCTGGAGATGTTCTGCCTGGACCCCTACGTGCTGGTGGACCGCCGCTTCCAGCCGCAGAGGCCCTTCTACTTCATCCGGGACATCACAATGGGCCGGGAGGACATCCCCCTGTCCTGTGTGAACGAGATCGATAACACGCCCCCTCCCAGCGTCGCCTACAGCAAAGAGCGGATCCCTGCTGATGGGGTCTTCATCAATACCAGCGCCGACTTCCTCGTGGGCTGCGACTGCACAGACGGCTGTCAGGACAA GTCAAAGTGTTCCTGCCACCAGCTGACCCTGCAGGCCACAGGGTGTACTCCTGGGGGTCAGATAAACCCCAACGCTGGGTATAATAGCAAGAGGCTGGACGAGTGCTTGCCCACAGG GATATATGAGTGTAATAAGCGGTGCCGCTGCAATCCTCAGATGTGCACCAACCGTTTGGTGCAGCACGGTCTGCAGGTGCGCCTACAGCTCTTTAAAACCCAGAACAAAGGCTGGGGCATCCGCTGCCTCGACGACGTGGCCAAAGGCTCCTTCGTCTGCATCTATGCAG GCAAAATCCTTACAGATGACTTTGCGGATAAGGAGGGCTTGGAGATGGGAGACGAGTACTTCGCCAACCTGGAccacatcgagagtgtggagaATTTTAAGGAGGGCTATGAGAGCGAGGCACACTGCTCGGACAGCGAGGGCAGCGGTGTGGACATGAGCCGGGTCAAGATGCGACCTCCGAACCAGCAGGGCAAACACGCCTCAAAGTCTGAGGACCGCAACAGCAGCACCACCGGCAAAG GCCGAGACTCCTCTGATGAGGGCGACAGCGACGATGACAAGGAATCAAACCCAGACGAGAGCGACAGCTCGGACGACACGTTCGTGAAAGACACGTACTACACGTCCAGCTCGGTTTGGAGGAGCTACACCACTCGCCGACAGAGTAAAGGCCTGAAGGAGG GGAGTCAGGACAGTAAGGACGGACTGAGTGTGTCCGGCGGAGTCACAGAGGAGCAGAAGCCTCCACCCATGCCTGAGGAGAGTGGGAAAAGTAAAGTGGCCTCTTGGCTGACCAGCCAGTCTGAATCCACTGGAGCTCAAGACGTCAAAGTAGAGGGGCAGCCGAAGCCAGAGAAGAAG GAAGTGATGACCCTTTCGGACAGTGATGATGTGCAGACTATCAGCTCCGGGTCAGATGACAACAAGGAGCGAGAAAAGAAGACTCAAG CGGTGGTGAAGAGGCAGGTTGCAGTGAAGTCGACGCGAGGCATTGCCATGAAATCCTCTCATGGCATCAAGGTGAAAACAGGAGGTGGTGCTGGAGGAGGTGGCGGATCAGGCAATCAAGGCCAAGGAGGTGGAGAAGGCGGCCCCAAAAACACACGACAATTTTACGATGGGGAGGAGTCTTGTTACATCATCGACGCTAAATTGGAGGGAAACCTGGGACGTTACCTCAAC CATAGCTGCAGTCCTAACCTGTTTGTCCAGaatgtgtttgtggacacccacgACCTGCGATTCCCTTGGGTTGCATTCTTCGCCAGCAA GCGAATCCGCGCAGGAACGGAGCTGACCTGGGACTATAACTATGAGGTGGGCAGCGTGGAGGGCAAGGAGCTGCTGTGCTGCTGCGGGTCTACCGAGTGCCGTGGACGACTACTGTAA
- the setdb1b gene encoding histone-lysine N-methyltransferase SETDB1-B isoform X3, with protein MEVDSGLGSGGMEMELGPELEEELGVSLDELREWIEKQVDSSEAVQQRKAQLAELQEWVEQREKDMATVDTLCSTASDSVTQCESLVKELYSKMGLAYRESSSDDDGGGEGSASEVIEIDDDDDDDVIAVGCVVPPKKVVTPVKESTFKEASAAIQRTSQQVQNLMQTVTKNTPSGSNAIVPPKVVAPPSQTRGPMMNIPAVFVSSAPGNSATQPNPALKQDAMKINMSILGKKRTKTWHRGTLVAINSVGNSFKYKVKFENKGKSLLSGNHVAFDYHPTLERLYVGARVVAKYKDGNQVWLYAGIVAEMPNSKNRMRFLIFFDDGYASYVGLPELYPVCRPLQKSWEDIEDESCRDFIQEYITAYPNRPMVLLKPGQIIKTEWEGTWWRSRVEEVDGSLVKMLFLDDKRSEWIYRGSTRLEPMFNLKISAANSQDKKLGGAQRPRPNMVGAMRAKGPVVQYTTNENNPLANRPAGPQPMGPRPQFPCPPQAIRPESNMAKKSTSTFIAPPRHGMATDVQFKTLNPMPPQPSAPRFFLLQPSPVQTLIPMAPSQQPLQPAVSMYGGERIPQEPSYQAPNDRLFYLTHLCTPDCLKRIRPTRPNLHRGRNPLLTPLLYEFRRMTARRRLNRKMSFHVIYKSPCGLSLRNMGEIQRYLFQTHCDFIFLEMFCLDPYVLVDRRFQPQRPFYFIRDITMGREDIPLSCVNEIDNTPPPSVAYSKERIPADGVFINTSADFLVGCDCTDGCQDKSKCSCHQLTLQATGCTPGGQINPNAGYNSKRLDECLPTGIYECNKRCRCNPQMCTNRLVQHGLQVRLQLFKTQNKGWGIRCLDDVAKGSFVCIYAGKILTDDFADKEGLEMGDEYFANLDHIESVENFKEGYESEAHCSDSEGSGVDMSRVKMRPPNQQGKHASKSEDRNSSTTGKGRDSSDEGDSDDDKESNPDESDSSDDTFVKDTYYTSSSVWRSYTTRRQSKGLKEGSQDSKDGLSVSGGVTEEQKPPPMPEESGKSKVASWLTSQSESTGAQDVKVEGQPKPEKKEVMTLSDSDDVQTISSGSDDNKEREKKTQAVVKRQVAVKSTRGIAMKSSHGIKVKTGGGAGGGGGSGNQGQGGGEGGPKNTRQFYDGEESCYIIDAKLEGNLGRYLNHSCSPNLFVQNVFVDTHDLRFPWVAFFASKRIRAGTELTWDYNYEVGSVEGKELLCCCGSTECRGRLL; from the exons ATGGAGGTGGACTCCGGTTTGGGCTCTGGAGGCATGGAGATGGAGCTGGGtccagagctggaggaggagttGGGGGTCTCTCTGGATGAACTGCGCGAGTGGATCGAGAAGCAGGTGGACAGCAGTGAGGCTGTGCAGCAGAGGAAAGCTCAGCTAGCTGAACTGCAGGAGTGGGTcgaacagagagaaaaagacatggCTACTGTGGACACACTCTGCTCCACTGCTTCAGA TTCAGTGACCCAGTGCGAGTCCCTGGTAAAAGAGCTGTACAGTAAAATGGGTCTGGCGTATCGGGAGAGCAGTTCTGACGACGACGGCGGAGGCGAGGGCAGCGCCTCAGAGGTCATTGAAATCGATGATGACGACGACGACGACGTCATTGCTGTGGGCTGTG TGGTCCCACCAAAGAAAGTTGTGACCCCAGTCAAAGAATCAACG TTTAAGGAAGCCTCAGCAGCGATTCAGAGAACTTCTCAGCAAGTGCAGAACCTGATGCAGACGGTCACCAAGAACACCCCATCCGGCTCCAACGCCATCGTTCCGCCTAAAGTGGTGGCGCCTCCCTCTCAGACCCGGGGCCCCATGATGAATATCCCAGCGGTGTTCGTGTCCTCCGCCCCAGGAAACTCTGCCACCCAGCCGAACCCAGCCCTCAAACAGGACGCCATGAAGATCAACATGAGCATTCTCGGGAAGAAACGCACCAAGACGTGGCACCGCGGGACCCTCGTCGCCATCAACTCCGTTG GGAACAGCTTTAAGTACAAGGTGAAGTTTGAGAACAAGGGGAAGAGTCTGCTGTCTGGGAATCACGTGGCCTTCGACTATCACCCCACCCTGGAGAGGCTGTACGTGGGCGCCCGTGTTGTCGCCAAGTACAAAGATGGAAACCAGGTGTGGCTCTACGCTGGCATTGTGGCGGAGATGCCAAACAGCAAGAACCGCATGAG GTTCCTCATCTTTTTTGACGATGGCTATGCTTCCTACGTGGGCCTTCCTGAACTCTACCCTGTTTGCAGACCCT TGCAGAAGTCGTGGGAGGACATAGAGGACGAGTCGTGCCGGGATTTCATTCAGGAGTACATCACCGCGTACCCCAACAGACCTATGGTCCTGCTGAAGCCGGGCCAGATCATCAAGACCGAGTGGGAGGGGACCTGGTGGAGGAGCCGTGTGGAGGAGGTGGACGGCAGCCTGGTCAAAATGCTCTTCTTG GACGATAAGCGCAGCGAGTGGATCTATCGCGGCTCCACCCGTCTGGAGCCCATGTTCAACCTGAAAATAAGCGCGGCCAACAGCCAGGACAAGAAGCTTGGTGGCGCACAGCGGCCGAGACCCAACATGG TAGGAGCAATGAGGGCTAAAGGGCCTGTTGTCCAGTACACTACTAATGAGAACAATCCATTAGCCAATCGACCTGCAGGCCCTCAGCCTATGGGACCTCGACCGCAGTTCCCCTGCCCCCCGCAGGCCATCCGCCCTGA GAGTAACATGGCTAAGAAGAGCACGTCCACATTCATAGCCCCGCCTCGGCACGGCATGGCCACCGACGTTCAGTTCAAAACCCTCAACCCCATGCCTCCACAACCCAGCGCGCCCAG GTTCTTCCTCCTGCAGCCCAGCCCGGTGCAGACCCTCATTCCCATGGCCCCGTCCCAGCAGCCCCTACAGCCGGCGGTGTCTATGTACGGCGGTGAGCGGATCCCTCAGGAGCCGTCCTATCAGGCCCCCAATGACCGCCTCTTCTACCTCACACACCTCTGCACCCCTGACTGTCTGAAACGCATCCGGCCCACCAGGCCCAACCTGCACCGCGGCCGCAACCCGCTGCTCACGCCCCTACTCTACGAGTTTCGCCGTATGACCGCCCGCAGACGCCTCAACCGCAAG ATGTCGTTCCACGTCATCTACAAGTCTCCGTGTGGTCTGAGCCTGAGGAACATGGGCGAGATTCAGCGCTACCTCTTCCAGACGCACTGTGACTTCATCTTCCTGGAGATGTTCTGCCTGGACCCCTACGTGCTGGTGGACCGCCGCTTCCAGCCGCAGAGGCCCTTCTACTTCATCCGGGACATCACAATGGGCCGGGAGGACATCCCCCTGTCCTGTGTGAACGAGATCGATAACACGCCCCCTCCCAGCGTCGCCTACAGCAAAGAGCGGATCCCTGCTGATGGGGTCTTCATCAATACCAGCGCCGACTTCCTCGTGGGCTGCGACTGCACAGACGGCTGTCAGGACAA GTCAAAGTGTTCCTGCCACCAGCTGACCCTGCAGGCCACAGGGTGTACTCCTGGGGGTCAGATAAACCCCAACGCTGGGTATAATAGCAAGAGGCTGGACGAGTGCTTGCCCACAGG GATATATGAGTGTAATAAGCGGTGCCGCTGCAATCCTCAGATGTGCACCAACCGTTTGGTGCAGCACGGTCTGCAGGTGCGCCTACAGCTCTTTAAAACCCAGAACAAAGGCTGGGGCATCCGCTGCCTCGACGACGTGGCCAAAGGCTCCTTCGTCTGCATCTATGCAG GCAAAATCCTTACAGATGACTTTGCGGATAAGGAGGGCTTGGAGATGGGAGACGAGTACTTCGCCAACCTGGAccacatcgagagtgtggagaATTTTAAGGAGGGCTATGAGAGCGAGGCACACTGCTCGGACAGCGAGGGCAGCGGTGTGGACATGAGCCGGGTCAAGATGCGACCTCCGAACCAGCAGGGCAAACACGCCTCAAAGTCTGAGGACCGCAACAGCAGCACCACCGGCAAAG GCCGAGACTCCTCTGATGAGGGCGACAGCGACGATGACAAGGAATCAAACCCAGACGAGAGCGACAGCTCGGACGACACGTTCGTGAAAGACACGTACTACACGTCCAGCTCGGTTTGGAGGAGCTACACCACTCGCCGACAGAGTAAAGGCCTGAAGGAGG GGAGTCAGGACAGTAAGGACGGACTGAGTGTGTCCGGCGGAGTCACAGAGGAGCAGAAGCCTCCACCCATGCCTGAGGAGAGTGGGAAAAGTAAAGTGGCCTCTTGGCTGACCAGCCAGTCTGAATCCACTGGAGCTCAAGACGTCAAAGTAGAGGGGCAGCCGAAGCCAGAGAAGAAG GAAGTGATGACCCTTTCGGACAGTGATGATGTGCAGACTATCAGCTCCGGGTCAGATGACAACAAGGAGCGAGAAAAGAAGACTCAAG CGGTGGTGAAGAGGCAGGTTGCAGTGAAGTCGACGCGAGGCATTGCCATGAAATCCTCTCATGGCATCAAGGTGAAAACAGGAGGTGGTGCTGGAGGAGGTGGCGGATCAGGCAATCAAGGCCAAGGAGGTGGAGAAGGCGGCCCCAAAAACACACGACAATTTTACGATGGGGAGGAGTCTTGTTACATCATCGACGCTAAATTGGAGGGAAACCTGGGACGTTACCTCAAC CATAGCTGCAGTCCTAACCTGTTTGTCCAGaatgtgtttgtggacacccacgACCTGCGATTCCCTTGGGTTGCATTCTTCGCCAGCAA GCGAATCCGCGCAGGAACGGAGCTGACCTGGGACTATAACTATGAGGTGGGCAGCGTGGAGGGCAAGGAGCTGCTGTGCTGCTGCGGGTCTACCGAGTGCCGTGGACGACTACTGTAA